Proteins encoded in a region of the Cytobacillus pseudoceanisediminis genome:
- a CDS encoding GNAT family N-acetyltransferase gives MKKTNYLELKHFSNEHMDILNSFELPKEQVQFTSLPSNYKEVTEGQHRIVILFDGEPVGFFLLHSTERVKEYSDNPQAMLLTSLSINQAKQGRGYAKQAMLLLRKFAADEFPDCNEIVLAVNHKNIAAQKLYVKVGFQDTGRRKMGPIGEQYIMNLML, from the coding sequence ATGAAAAAGACAAATTATTTGGAATTGAAACATTTCTCTAATGAACATATGGATATCTTGAATTCTTTTGAGCTTCCTAAAGAGCAGGTTCAATTCACTTCACTGCCAAGCAATTATAAAGAAGTAACAGAAGGCCAGCATCGGATCGTTATCCTTTTTGATGGAGAACCAGTGGGCTTCTTTTTATTGCATTCAACTGAAAGAGTAAAGGAGTATTCGGACAATCCGCAGGCGATGCTGCTAACATCATTATCCATTAACCAGGCTAAGCAAGGACGAGGATATGCAAAGCAGGCTATGTTATTATTAAGAAAATTTGCTGCTGACGAATTCCCTGACTGTAATGAAATCGTGTTAGCTGTTAATCACAAAAACATTGCTGCTCAAAAACTGTATGTAAAAGTTGGGTTTCAGGATACAGGACGCAGAAAAATGGGGCCAATTGGCGAACAGTACATAATGAATTTAATGTTGTAA
- a CDS encoding NUDIX hydrolase, with protein MQNIFTRVLIKDVDHHILVVQDRGDLWNFPGGKQELGETPSKCAKREVKEEIGLTVHALTEVYQGNFYFRNIQWTGYFYFADSVSGVPCMNELNKIKGIRFVSDAGIVKFPDELSAVYEELFKNDLILRKTTYWVEGT; from the coding sequence ATGCAAAATATTTTCACCCGTGTCCTGATAAAAGATGTGGACCATCATATTTTAGTAGTACAAGATAGAGGGGATCTGTGGAATTTTCCAGGGGGAAAACAGGAATTAGGCGAAACTCCATCAAAGTGTGCAAAACGGGAAGTAAAAGAGGAAATCGGATTAACCGTTCATGCACTTACTGAGGTGTATCAGGGAAATTTCTATTTCAGAAATATCCAGTGGACGGGTTACTTCTACTTTGCAGATTCTGTCAGCGGTGTACCTTGTATGAATGAATTAAATAAGATAAAGGGAATCCGATTTGTAAGTGATGCTGGGATAGTGAAATTTCCGGATGAGTTATCGGCTGTATATGAAGAATTATTTAAAAACGATCTTATCTTGAGGAAAACTACTTATTGGGTTGAAGGTACATAA
- a CDS encoding NUDIX hydrolase — MFIVNVEGAIRKNDKWLIIERSKKEEHAGGLLSLVGGKVDIEGSSSNILERTVKREILEEVGVKVKDSLTYVNSTSFVTDTGQNVVDVVFLCEYESGEALPIIPDEVEKVFWLTSEEILNHPKSPIYLKENIKKAEALIPIQLT; from the coding sequence ATGTTTATTGTAAATGTTGAAGGTGCTATAAGGAAAAATGACAAGTGGCTAATAATTGAAAGAAGTAAAAAAGAGGAACACGCTGGAGGTCTGCTTTCCCTAGTTGGAGGTAAGGTGGATATAGAAGGAAGTTCATCTAATATACTAGAAAGAACTGTAAAACGTGAAATTTTAGAAGAAGTCGGTGTAAAAGTAAAAGACAGTTTAACTTATGTAAATAGCACCTCTTTTGTAACAGATACTGGTCAAAATGTGGTGGATGTTGTTTTTCTTTGCGAATATGAATCTGGTGAGGCGTTACCTATTATTCCTGATGAGGTAGAAAAGGTGTTTTGGTTAACTTCAGAAGAAATTTTAAACCACCCAAAATCACCTATTTACTTAAAAGAAAATATTAAGAAAGCCGAGGCACTGATTCCAATTCAATTGACATGA
- a CDS encoding CueP family metal-binding protein, with protein MKVKLFLSVLLISIVLAGCGQADSNDEAALKADNIKELVNDYSAGNVKSESASITSQQLLVKKADGEELVYDLPKEEFFVSIAPYVNETHPUTNHSLTGCQGELADKEFDVYIEDTKGNVILNEKVKSQANGFFDLWLPRDETYQIKIKYDGKTSESEILTFENEGTCITTMQLT; from the coding sequence GTGAAGGTAAAACTATTTCTGTCTGTCTTACTCATTTCAATAGTATTAGCTGGCTGTGGACAAGCCGATTCAAATGATGAGGCCGCTTTGAAGGCTGATAACATCAAGGAATTGGTGAATGATTATAGTGCAGGAAACGTTAAGAGCGAGTCTGCTTCGATTACCTCACAGCAGCTACTGGTAAAAAAAGCGGATGGTGAAGAATTAGTCTATGATCTGCCGAAAGAAGAGTTTTTCGTTTCAATTGCACCTTACGTTAATGAAACCCACCCTTGAACTAATCATAGCTTGACAGGTTGTCAAGGTGAATTAGCTGATAAAGAGTTTGATGTATATATCGAAGATACGAAAGGCAATGTCATTTTGAACGAAAAAGTAAAGTCCCAAGCAAATGGATTTTTTGATTTATGGCTCCCAAGAGATGAAACATATCAAATAAAGATTAAGTATGATGGAAAAACATCGGAATCAGAAATTTTAACTTTTGAGAATGAGGGTACTTGTATTACAACCATGCAATTAACTTAA
- a CDS encoding antibiotic biosynthesis monooxygenase family protein, translating to MNGIVKTPEPPYYAVIFSSQRTEGDRGYGKMAEKMAELASQQKGFLGLESARDEGLGITVSYWASLDAIKNWKEYSAHQVAQVRGKNEWYKSFALRVCKVERDNFFEI from the coding sequence ATGAATGGAATTGTAAAAACTCCTGAACCACCTTATTACGCAGTAATATTTTCATCACAGAGAACTGAGGGAGATAGAGGTTACGGAAAAATGGCGGAAAAAATGGCAGAGTTAGCTTCTCAGCAAAAGGGATTCTTAGGCCTGGAAAGTGCTCGTGATGAAGGGTTGGGAATTACAGTTTCATATTGGGCTTCATTGGATGCAATAAAGAATTGGAAGGAATACTCGGCACATCAAGTTGCACAGGTTAGAGGTAAAAATGAATGGTATAAGAGTTTCGCACTAAGAGTGTGTAAAGTAGAACGCGATAACTTTTTCGAAATATAA
- a CDS encoding ATP-binding protein: protein MAILSKPFIFKQPGLFGQMVLLVLTVLLICILLIIISFSSIIDQMIEKTTGQQALTVAELVAENDSIIDAFNTDHPAQLIQPIAEKLRERTGADYIVIANGDGIRYSHPYLNQIGRPTETSNKAPLAGDSIVFIGNGVLGEAVKAKTPIYDESGKIIGVSSVGFLTNELEGKIFVYQLRVAGFGGLALLIGIPGAFYIARRVKKLIFNLEPEEISHAFSEKQAILESIGDATLAISPDLKILSANKKARSILGEHAKDTLTELHLKALIQNALENPNLFIQKQVLINNSIYIVDISPIQAEETAITGFVLTIRPFSEVEDLANELIEIRQHANHIRAQTHEYLNKLNTLNGLLLLERYEEAKALMKMEVQELQQTVTFLMSTIKDPLIVALLLGKVNRAKEMKVLITFDENSQWLDFPDTIQSEHVVTVVGNLIDNALEASSAWKGKSATVHLSFTDYGDELIMDIEDNGKGMTSEEEAYFFTEGATTKNDPQHGLGLTIMQHALSQLGGEWYRTDRLEGTCMTIAIPKANPDFTTAKEREKS, encoded by the coding sequence GTGGCCATTTTGTCGAAACCTTTTATATTTAAGCAGCCTGGGCTTTTCGGGCAAATGGTTCTGCTCGTGCTTACTGTACTCTTAATTTGCATCTTGTTAATTATCATTTCCTTTTCATCCATTATTGACCAAATGATTGAGAAAACCACCGGACAGCAGGCGCTGACAGTTGCGGAATTGGTTGCCGAAAACGATTCCATCATCGATGCGTTTAATACAGATCATCCAGCACAATTGATTCAGCCTATTGCCGAGAAGCTTAGAGAGCGGACAGGCGCTGATTATATTGTAATAGCGAACGGGGATGGTATCCGTTATTCCCATCCCTATCTGAATCAAATTGGCAGGCCTACAGAAACAAGCAATAAAGCCCCGCTGGCAGGAGATTCTATTGTTTTTATTGGAAACGGCGTTTTAGGAGAAGCAGTTAAAGCGAAAACACCCATTTATGATGAGTCAGGTAAGATTATCGGTGTTTCTTCCGTTGGCTTCTTGACGAATGAATTAGAAGGGAAAATTTTCGTCTATCAATTGCGGGTAGCCGGTTTCGGAGGACTTGCCCTTCTCATTGGCATACCAGGAGCCTTTTATATCGCCCGCCGTGTCAAGAAGCTTATATTTAACCTGGAGCCAGAGGAAATTTCTCATGCCTTCTCTGAAAAGCAGGCAATTCTGGAATCAATCGGGGATGCCACGCTTGCTATCAGCCCTGATCTAAAAATTTTATCAGCCAATAAAAAAGCGCGCAGCATTTTAGGTGAGCATGCAAAAGATACGCTGACTGAGCTGCATTTGAAAGCGCTTATACAAAATGCATTGGAGAATCCCAACCTTTTCATCCAGAAACAAGTACTCATAAACAACTCGATATACATTGTAGACATATCGCCCATCCAGGCTGAAGAAACGGCAATAACAGGATTCGTCCTGACTATTCGCCCCTTCTCTGAAGTTGAAGATTTGGCGAATGAACTTATTGAAATCCGGCAGCATGCCAACCATATTCGGGCGCAGACCCATGAATATTTAAATAAACTGAACACATTAAACGGTCTCCTGCTATTGGAGCGTTACGAAGAAGCAAAAGCGCTTATGAAGATGGAAGTGCAAGAACTGCAGCAAACTGTCACCTTTTTAATGTCTACAATTAAAGATCCTTTGATTGTTGCCCTTCTTCTAGGGAAAGTGAACCGTGCCAAAGAAATGAAAGTATTGATCACATTTGACGAAAACAGCCAGTGGTTAGACTTCCCTGACACCATACAAAGCGAACATGTCGTGACAGTGGTTGGTAATTTGATTGATAATGCTCTAGAAGCATCTTCTGCATGGAAAGGAAAAAGCGCCACTGTCCACCTGTCCTTTACAGACTACGGAGACGAGCTGATTATGGATATTGAAGACAATGGCAAAGGCATGACCTCTGAAGAAGAAGCTTACTTTTTTACAGAAGGAGCGACAACCAAAAATGACCCCCAGCATGGTCTAGGCCTGACCATTATGCAGCATGCATTGAGCCAGCTTGGCGGGGAATGGTATCGTACAGATCGTTTAGAAGGAACATGTATGACAATCGCCATTCCAAAAGCTAATCCTGATTTCACAACTGCGAAGGAGAGAGAAAAATCATGA
- a CDS encoding response regulator, with the protein MTNPSIGVLIVEDDPVASSVYEQLIQNRKDFTVIGKAQTASETIQLLNVITPDLILLDVHLPDANGIDLLFQIKHAHRHVDIIMITASNDAKTVRDAMRGGAYSYLLKPIMVDSFFQHLKSTAKRGMPGKQMPISNKMKYSGSFKKTLQLPRQSTRPRICQKASTNTHSAKLHKQ; encoded by the coding sequence ATGACTAACCCATCCATCGGGGTGCTGATCGTTGAAGATGACCCTGTCGCTTCGTCTGTATATGAACAGCTTATTCAAAACAGAAAAGATTTTACTGTCATCGGAAAAGCACAAACAGCTTCAGAAACCATTCAATTGCTAAACGTTATCACTCCCGACCTGATCCTGCTCGATGTTCATCTGCCAGATGCAAATGGAATTGATTTGCTATTTCAAATCAAACACGCACACCGTCATGTAGATATCATTATGATAACCGCTTCCAATGATGCCAAAACAGTAAGAGACGCCATGCGTGGAGGAGCATATAGCTATCTGCTGAAACCGATTATGGTTGACAGCTTTTTTCAACATTTGAAGAGTACAGCCAAACGAGGCATGCCCGGCAAACAAATGCCCATATCAAACAAGATGAAATACAGCGGCTCTTTCAAAAAAACACTCCAGCTGCCGAGACAAAGCACGAGGCCGAGAATTTGCCAAAAGGCATCGACAAACACACACTCCGCAAAGTTACACAAGCAATGA
- a CDS encoding class I SAM-dependent methyltransferase, giving the protein MEFWESSFIEKQTMWGFEAADSAILTKDFFLEENVKDILLPGFGYGRNAKVFIENGINVTGIEISKTAIDLASQHGIDSRIFHGSVTDMPFDDQLYTGVFSHALIHLLNKDEREKFIKDCYDQLKPNGYMIFTAVSKKAPMFGKGKQLDKDYFEIMEGVKMFFYDSHTIKQEFGHYGLIEISEIDEPNKDMKNKPSINFFMIKCKKK; this is encoded by the coding sequence ATGGAATTCTGGGAATCCAGTTTTATAGAAAAACAAACGATGTGGGGATTTGAGGCTGCAGATTCCGCTATCTTAACAAAGGACTTTTTCCTTGAAGAGAATGTTAAGGATATACTGTTGCCGGGTTTTGGATATGGAAGAAATGCGAAGGTTTTTATTGAAAATGGCATAAATGTGACAGGCATTGAGATTTCAAAAACAGCCATTGATCTGGCAAGCCAACATGGGATTGACAGCAGAATTTTTCATGGCTCAGTAACTGACATGCCTTTTGATGACCAGCTTTACACTGGTGTATTCTCCCATGCCCTTATTCACTTATTGAATAAGGATGAGAGAGAGAAGTTTATTAAAGATTGCTATGATCAATTAAAGCCAAATGGCTATATGATTTTTACAGCTGTTTCAAAAAAAGCCCCCATGTTTGGCAAGGGCAAACAATTGGATAAAGATTATTTTGAGATCATGGAAGGTGTGAAAATGTTTTTTTATGATTCTCACACCATAAAACAAGAATTTGGACATTACGGCCTGATAGAGATTTCAGAAATTGACGAGCCAAATAAGGATATGAAAAATAAACCATCAATAAATTTCTTCATGATAAAATGCAAGAAAAAATAG
- a CDS encoding DUF402 domain-containing protein — MTNLRTHQFNGAEIIERKIRYDSEVVEYNCMLLTVQNQSAVLFHIIEDTFTMKANQTQLTIPRGSYTIAYYWENRPYNLYFWRDHKGKYLGSYFNIVKNTLISDRMVCFEDLIIDILVLPNGEYFILDEDELPESLEKFENGSVQQALNLLTKSIHHVLLQTISESEGIYAHEKFIPLLEQFVKKHT; from the coding sequence ATAACAAATCTAAGAACTCATCAATTCAATGGGGCTGAAATAATAGAAAGAAAAATAAGGTATGATTCCGAAGTCGTGGAATATAATTGTATGCTGTTGACAGTGCAAAATCAAAGTGCGGTGCTTTTTCATATTATTGAAGACACTTTTACAATGAAAGCCAATCAAACTCAATTAACAATACCGAGAGGCAGCTATACAATTGCTTATTACTGGGAAAATCGCCCATATAATCTATATTTCTGGAGAGACCATAAAGGAAAGTATTTGGGCTCATATTTTAACATTGTAAAAAATACATTGATAAGCGATAGAATGGTATGTTTTGAAGATTTAATAATCGATATTTTAGTACTTCCGAATGGAGAATATTTTATTCTAGACGAGGATGAATTGCCTGAGTCATTGGAGAAATTTGAGAATGGTTCTGTCCAGCAGGCTTTAAACTTATTAACAAAATCTATTCATCATGTTCTTCTTCAAACGATTTCAGAATCTGAAGGCATTTATGCGCATGAGAAATTTATTCCTTTGTTGGAGCAGTTTGTGAAAAAGCATACGTAA
- a CDS encoding CitMHS family transporter: protein MLALLGYIMVAVFMALIMTKRMSALLALIIVPIVFALIGGFYTGIGEMMLEGIKQVAPTGVMLVFAILYFGIMIDAGLFEPIVNTILRIVKGDPLKIALGTVALASLVALDGDGTTTFIITVTAMLPLYKKLNMNLYMLSTLALLSIGVMNMTPWGGPTARVISSLQLTTEEVFLPLIPVMAAGIAFAFLVAWHFGLKERKRIGIFKMDDPIASEIQAAKEQTAAAIDHGEKSAELQRPKLIWVNAGLTIGLLIALIAGLLPLPVLFMLGFAIAAMINYPNLVQQKERIAAHAGNVLAVVALVFASGIFTGIMNGTGMVDAMATALVQVIPEQLGTQLPLITAITSMPFTYFMANDPYYYGIIPIIGETAASYNIPMAEIARASVLGQPAHVLSPLYAAGYLLVGMIGIDYGQNQRFALKWAVGSSVFMIIAAIAFGVISI from the coding sequence ATGCTCGCGTTGCTTGGATATATTATGGTTGCTGTTTTTATGGCTTTAATTATGACAAAACGAATGTCTGCACTACTGGCATTAATTATTGTACCAATTGTCTTTGCTTTAATTGGAGGTTTTTATACCGGAATCGGGGAGATGATGCTCGAAGGGATAAAGCAAGTTGCTCCTACAGGCGTTATGCTTGTGTTTGCTATCCTTTATTTCGGTATCATGATTGATGCCGGCTTATTTGAACCAATTGTGAATACGATTTTGCGGATTGTAAAAGGGGATCCGCTAAAGATTGCCCTCGGAACAGTTGCTCTCGCGTCACTTGTTGCCCTGGACGGAGATGGGACAACAACATTTATTATTACTGTCACAGCCATGCTGCCTCTATACAAAAAGCTAAATATGAATTTATACATGCTCTCAACACTCGCACTTCTCTCCATCGGCGTCATGAACATGACACCATGGGGCGGACCGACAGCCCGAGTCATCAGTTCTTTGCAGCTCACAACCGAGGAAGTATTCCTTCCGCTTATTCCTGTAATGGCAGCTGGAATAGCCTTTGCCTTTCTCGTTGCTTGGCATTTTGGATTAAAGGAACGGAAACGGATTGGGATCTTCAAAATGGATGATCCAATTGCCAGTGAGATTCAAGCGGCAAAGGAACAAACCGCTGCCGCTATAGATCATGGAGAAAAGTCCGCAGAGCTGCAGCGTCCAAAGTTAATTTGGGTTAACGCCGGACTGACAATAGGCCTGCTGATTGCCTTAATTGCCGGATTGCTGCCTCTCCCTGTTCTATTTATGTTAGGGTTCGCGATTGCGGCGATGATCAACTATCCAAACCTGGTACAGCAAAAAGAACGCATTGCCGCCCATGCTGGAAATGTTCTCGCAGTGGTCGCATTAGTCTTTGCCTCTGGTATATTCACAGGAATCATGAACGGGACTGGAATGGTAGATGCAATGGCGACAGCACTTGTTCAAGTCATTCCAGAACAATTGGGAACCCAGCTGCCTTTAATTACAGCTATCACGAGCATGCCATTTACGTATTTCATGGCAAACGATCCCTATTACTATGGAATTATCCCGATCATTGGAGAAACTGCTGCCAGCTACAATATTCCTATGGCTGAAATTGCCCGTGCATCAGTACTCGGCCAGCCCGCTCACGTGTTAAGCCCGCTCTATGCCGCAGGTTACCTTCTAGTCGGCATGATCGGAATTGACTATGGCCAGAATCAGCGTTTTGCTTTAAAATGGGCAGTTGGCTCTTCAGTATTTATGATTATTGCTGCCATTGCATTTGGCGTTATTTCGATTTAA